A segment of the Salminus brasiliensis chromosome 1, fSalBra1.hap2, whole genome shotgun sequence genome:
TAATCTATACTGGCAGAGCTATGTTTTGGCACCATGTACTGCACTCAAATCTGTATTTATGAATCCAAATAGAAGGTGCTTTCTAAAGTGTTAGTTttatcagctgtgtgtgtgggtgggtgtatgTGCCCAAACATGTTTTTATATGTTCAAATCCTATAGAAATGAATTTTGTATTATGTTTATAAATACGGTGGTCATACTGAACACAGACAGAATCCCCTGCCATTCTACTTGCTCTTAACATCACTGTTAATTTAGCAGTTATCTGGTCTAGCATGTCTCATCCACCATGACCACAAGTATACAGGAATAACAGCAAATTGCTAAGCCCAATCATATTCCTCTAAGGCCATTATTAAAACTGCGGGAAGACACACATAAATCAATAATGCCTTCTGGCTTACTGAACCACATTTACATCAGCAGACCTTTCCAAAGactctttaatatttaattacaaGCACTCAGCTTACTTTCACCATGAATATCAATGAGCATTCATTGACAGGAAAAAAATCATAATGATACCTCCGATATTCATAAGATATATTCACGTTTATATTAATGGACAATTCTACATTTTGTACTTACTTGCAGCATGGCTCCCACAAAGCAAGTTACTAGATGGTATATGCATCCCATACTTTACTTCGGCATAAAAAAGCCGAGGAGCAGTCTGTACTGACCCGTTCACATATGACAAATCCACACAATATACAGTTGCCCAGCTGGTCCACTCAGGAAACGGGATTGGAACGTTAGTTCTCCGTGAAGTCCAGATCATCTGACAAGCAAAGCCTGCCAAAACAGTCTTCTGTCCAACATTTGGCTGCGTGAGCTCTTGTGCATCCCAGTGGGGCAGTATCCAGCCTGACTCAGGAGGTCCTGGAGCAGATGTTCACCGTAAGTAGTACTCAATGGCAGCAGAGAAAGCGGCAAAACCTCCACAGCCCAGAACTCCTGCCTTCAAGCCAGCTAGAGAACAAGAAGCAGTTACAATACAGTGTTAGATAACTGATCACTACCAACAGATTACTGTGCTTGATTTAGAGTGAAGATTTTAAAGAGGCATGTAAAGTCCTACCTCTGAATCCAATTGCACCTCCAGTAATACAGCCACTGTATACAGCATTTTTCCAGTCAGATTTACCGCGGTGCTGAAACAggcattttacattatttatgcatgaggggaaaaaataacAGCACAAGGGTTCCACTAGATGGGGCTATTTTTTTACAATCGGAGTGATAAGTATTATGGTAGTCCTTAAAATATCTACTTTTAGGTTCAGTCTGTAGTGCCAGAAGTCTAAACCTTAGCCCTTTAGAGTGAAGCAGCAGCGCCacgaaaaagaagagaaagcctGAAACTTACTGACTCTATGATGCACTCTGTGCACGAGAACATGGCACCCACAATGGCAAAATTTTTGGCATAGGACATTCCTCGCTGACCCATGTCTCTCAAAACCTCTCTCGCTGTGGGGGTCTTCATTGGGTCTTTGGGATCAAACCCGACATTAGTGTCAATCCCTGCTGTGAAGACTCCAAAAGCACCTCCTAACACAAAACCTGGcagaaaaacaattaaaaagatTAACAACAGAAAGGTTATCTACTTAATTTATCCTACATTTACACTTTTATTGTTTTGTCTGGGGTCTATGTATTGTTTTGGTGACAATTATTGACCTATCATGGTTAGAAATGTAGGCCTGGGATCAGAGGTCACAGACTTGATCCTTGGACCAGCAGGAGGTGTCCGAATTAGACACCAAACTCCACACTGCTTCTTAGGCAGATCTTAAGTATCAAAAtcagtcataattcatttcGTTAAACCATTTCCCAACCTCTTtttatcccttacaattaaacagCCTGTTTGGTTACTGTGCTTTAAGGACTGATCCATGTAAACAATCACAgtcctgattggctgtcctgtattgtaccccattcaaacaaacaaaaatattaatCCGGGGTGAAACAGTCTTCACAGCATCAGCATTTAAAGAACACAGACAAACATCGGCAGGCTATATAAGCATACAGttacatgcaaatgtttggagacACCAGTCcaattactgtgaatagttaaggaAGTAAAAGACAAAGTGAGCTTCAAAAGGTATAAAGCTAAAGATTAAACATTCAAAACTGTAAGCAtgaattatgatttttttttattaattaaatgattttaataattttggattcaaaataaaaaaaaaggaaaggaaaggaacacTATTCAAAAGCTTGGGCAGCCCAACAGATTTGAGCTCCCGGGTTTCCCAAGGTCTCAGGTCTATGGCCCGAATTAAAAAGGGAACTTTTTGGCTGTACTGAGTAAaggtatgtttaaaaaaaaataataataaaaaaaaagatgtacaCCTCTTTAACTGTTACTCACTGATGgctcatgctttgggcttgcgTTGCAGACTGTGAGACAGGGAACATTTAACTAGTAGAAGGAAGAATAGATTTAATGAACTACCTGCAAATTCTACACCtctaaaaaagctgaagatgaaaagagaatGGATTCTACTGCGGAATAATGATCCTAAATACACCTCAACATCCACAATGGAGTACCTCAAGACGTGCAAGCTGAAggacagtcccctgacctaaacaccacttgaaatctgtggatagaccacGCAAGACGGTCTAAGAATTTAATAGAACTAGAATCCTCCAAACATGAACTGAAAGACTCAGACTCAGGCTACAAACACAAGGTGCGATACTGGCCGAAGGGGGCGTTACCAAGTTACCCAACATGCAGGGCGCCCAAACACTTTAATTTTTTTCctcattattgttattttgaagcagtaaaagatggaaataaaaaaaagttatcttgacttaaatattaaagaaatgattCGCCTTTAACTTTGCATCATTTGGAAATGAGGTTATCTTTTATtcacttagctattcacagtctCTTAGCTAAACACATCTCGCATTAAACCGTATAAACAATGTTTACGTTACATCATAAAAAGGAAGGAACCCAAACACGTTAAATATATTTAGTTAAAAACTGAGGGCaattcagttttccatgataCAGGCCCTGCAGTTTCCTTGGGGATCAATAAAAAACTTCAAATTAAACATGTAAGGTTTTGCAACCTGTTTGTTACTGCAATGCAAGGTGTTCTTGCTTTCTGAATAGTTCATTACTACGACAAAGGAGTGGATAGAGCAGAGTGTAGGGAAACATAGTAAGATCTGCGCCACGGCCCAGAACGTGTCGTACAGACTGCTGCTAccatataaaaataatgaagaactGATTCTGCACAGCAGAGCTGCGACTGTCCCCACATTTCTACTGTGCAGGTTTGGGCTCGAATTCCTGATACAGGCACTAATAACACAGAGACAATATGTTACAATATATGGTGATATTTAATACCTCCACCTGTCTGTAGATCTCAGCGTGTTCAACATTCCCTGTGAAATGAAGGTCATTAACAGGGAGTGTGTTCCCTCCTAGCTGCACTCACAGTCTCTACACTAGACACTGCCCAATTACTGAGGAGTTGACACCATTCAGCCAGGTCAGATACTGGATacttctggatcacaaactccACTCTAACTCATCCCGCAGGTTCTGGATAGGGGTCCATCTCTCCAGAGAGTGCCTTGGGcacggtgaccttaggctccACAGCGTCCCCTTCTGTCGCTAATGATTTTGCATGGAAATAACAGGAGCTgagctcgtgtgtgtgtgtgtgtgtgtgtgtgtgtgtgtgtgtgtgtgtgtgtgtgtgtatttgaacaCACGTGTGAGCAATGAGTGCACATTAAACTACCTGAATGCATAAAGGTTGTGTGTGTACGTCTGGACatggtgtcagtgtgtgtgtgtgtgtgtgtgtgtgtgtgtgtgtgtgtgtgtgtacctcctACGCAGGCCAGCGCCGCTTTAAAGGCGCAGCTCTCCATCCCGCGCTCGATCATCTTCTGCTCCTCTGTTTTCTGGGGGTTCGGTAAGCCCCCCATAACGCCAGGGTTCAGCTCCTTAATCTGCCTCTTCTCCCCGATCAGGTGCTCCAGTATCACACTGTATTGTAAATAGTCACTCCGCTGTCCGGTTGTTGACCGCTCCTCGCTGCCTCCTGCGGGCGCCGCCATGATTCAACGACGGACTGACACAGAGCAGGTAAATGTAGTTGAAGATTAAGAGTCTTGATTCGTCCGAGCACCAACAGCGTAAATGTATCACCGCAATGTTCAActagtaaataaacaaacatacaaaaaatatatattacgcCCAAATCTTAGACGTATTAGCAAATAATAGAATTTTATATAATAGAATTTTATACATgtgggctttataaaagtcatATTTGTAATGGCCGCAGATTCGACACTGATTAACGTGATTGACCTTCGGTCCCCGGTTTTTATccgtatttatttttaagtgattaaatatttaaatgtgacATTAATAGTTTTATATTTAATTGTATACAAGTGTTGTCTACACAATTTAGAGCACatatttgatttaataaatgTCTTTATTCTATGGGTAATAGGTGTGTTTTAAGATCATTTGGATAATTTGTTGATCCAAAGCATTAATTATGTACCTCTTCAAAAGCATCCACATCCCCTCTTACTCCTtatgttgatttatttatactgtatattgtttTGCCTTGGCcctaaaaatgttatttttttgccAGTCACTTTTTcctatttgttttcttttatgctTATTTTAAGCATACCGCCTTTTGGCCCGTAGTATTTTGATgtcaatacagtaaaaacatatatatttaacataaataaagaaataaaaaatgaataattaaatacaaataattaaataaatacattttataataaCAGTTTTGCTTTGACGAGTAGATATACATtattatagaaaatatatacTTATGAATTGCAAATTTAAGTTAAAGCcttttttcttacatttacgATTAAGATTTCCCGAGAGGAAACTTTTCACATTtctcaatacagtgaaattGTGATGTCTTTAGGAGCCACTGGGTGGCAGTGTTGCGTTTGCAGTCTATAGCTCTGTCctaaactgtgccctattcactatcccctacgACTAGTGACCATCCAGATTGCTGTATAGAGCGCTATAAGTAGTAGGAAGGTAGGAAACGAAACAGGTGATGAATTATGGGGTTTCTGTGTCCGCTAGGGTGCATGGTT
Coding sequences within it:
- the timm22 gene encoding mitochondrial import inner membrane translocase subunit Tim22, which encodes MAAPAGGSEERSTTGQRSDYLQYSVILEHLIGEKRQIKELNPGVMGGLPNPQKTEEQKMIERGMESCAFKAALACVGGFVLGGAFGVFTAGIDTNVGFDPKDPMKTPTAREVLRDMGQRGMSYAKNFAIVGAMFSCTECIIESHRGKSDWKNAVYSGCITGGAIGFRAGLKAGVLGCGGFAAFSAAIEYYLR